ACTTGGACCTGTTGCACCTCGCCAGGTCATTCTGGCGCGGAGTTTTTCCCTCGTGTTCGCTCGGCGACGTGGACCTGGCGTTAGTTCAGAACGACATAGCAGATTATGCCTGGAACGGCACAGAGTTCTTCAAGAAGCCTATAAAGAACTTCCGTGCCATAGCTCGCCTTTACCCTGAAC
The DNA window shown above is from Acetomicrobium sp. S15 = DSM 107314 and carries:
- a CDS encoding TAXI family TRAP transporter solute-binding subunit; amino-acid sequence: MNRLPFPEQVQGHLDLLHLARSFWRGVFPSCSLGDVDLALVQNDIADYAWNGTEFFKKPIKNFRAIARLYPE